One Thermodesulfobacteriota bacterium DNA window includes the following coding sequences:
- a CDS encoding acetyltransferase has translation MPESYILLGAGGHAKVVIDALLASGCAVEGCYDENPALFGTEPVPGVPVLGGSASMAPGWWKGRKVILAIGENRIRRRLASLWDVEYGIAAAPSAVIGRGVAVGPGAMILPSAAVNIDTVIGSHAILNTSCSVDHDCRIGDFAHVAPGSVLGGSVTVGEGAFLGIGTKVIPGIRIGRWAVVGAGAVVTKDLPDNCTAVGVPARIVRTREAGWHLE, from the coding sequence ATGCCTGAAAGCTACATCCTCCTCGGCGCCGGGGGGCACGCCAAGGTCGTGATCGATGCGCTCCTGGCGTCGGGCTGCGCGGTCGAAGGCTGTTACGACGAGAATCCCGCGCTCTTCGGAACGGAGCCCGTGCCGGGCGTGCCCGTGCTGGGCGGATCCGCTTCCATGGCCCCCGGCTGGTGGAAGGGGAGGAAGGTCATCCTCGCGATCGGGGAGAACCGGATCCGGCGCCGGCTGGCGTCGCTGTGGGACGTGGAGTACGGCATCGCCGCGGCCCCGTCGGCCGTGATCGGGAGGGGCGTCGCCGTCGGGCCCGGCGCGATGATCCTGCCGTCCGCCGCCGTGAACATCGATACCGTCATCGGAAGCCACGCGATCCTGAACACCTCCTGCTCCGTCGACCACGACTGCAGGATCGGGGATTTCGCGCATGTGGCGCCGGGGAGCGTGCTCGGGGGGAGCGTGACCGTCGGGGAAGGCGCATTCCTCGGGATCGGGACGAAGGTCATCCCGGGCATCCGCATCGGGCGCTGGGCCGTCGTCGGCGCCGGCGCGGTGGTGACGAAGGATCTTCCGGACAACTGCACGGCGGTGGGGGTGCCGGCAAGGATCGTCAGGACACGGGAAGCAGGATGGCATCTGGAATAG
- a CDS encoding sugar transferase: MNAGRAAYRGSRAMDIVVSSIALLALSPLIAAAALAVRWRMGSPVLFAQPRPGLHGKLFRLYKFRTMRDAAGKDGKPLPDADRLTDIGRWMRKWSVDELPELYNVLRGDMSLVGPRPLLPQYLGRYTAEQSRRHEVKPGLTGWAQVNGRNAITWEEKFALDVWYVDHRSFGLDLRILLRTMAAVARREGINAEGEATMPEFMGSPSDGKGSDA, encoded by the coding sequence ATGAACGCGGGTCGCGCGGCGTACCGGGGCTCCCGCGCGATGGACATCGTCGTCAGCTCCATCGCCCTCCTGGCGCTCTCGCCGCTGATCGCGGCGGCGGCGCTCGCCGTACGGTGGCGGATGGGCTCCCCGGTGCTGTTCGCGCAACCCCGCCCCGGCCTTCACGGGAAGCTGTTCCGCCTGTACAAGTTCCGCACGATGCGCGACGCGGCGGGGAAGGACGGGAAACCGCTCCCGGACGCGGATCGGCTGACGGATATCGGCCGGTGGATGAGGAAATGGAGCGTCGACGAGCTGCCGGAACTGTACAATGTGCTCCGCGGGGACATGAGCCTCGTGGGGCCGAGACCCCTTCTCCCGCAATACCTGGGGCGGTACACTGCGGAGCAGAGCCGTCGCCACGAGGTGAAGCCCGGGCTGACCGGGTGGGCGCAGGTCAACGGGCGGAACGCGATCACCTGGGAAGAGAAGTTCGCGCTGGACGTGTGGTATGTCGACCACCGATCCTTCGGGCTTGACTTGAGGATCCTCCTGAGGACGATGGCGGCCGTGGCGCGGCGGGAAGGGATCAACGCGGAAGGGGAAGCGACGATGCCGGAGTTCATGGGCTCCCCTTCGGACGGGAAGGGAAGCGATGCCTGA
- a CDS encoding glycosyltransferase family 4 protein, giving the protein MAWRRVTGTGPGTAAPKICHVATVDLSARFLLLNQMCYLRGKGMRVHVACSDGKWLPEVEAAGIVVHRVEMKRAVAPFSDLSSLLSLYRLFRRERFDLVHLHTPKASLLGALAARMAGVSRLVYTIHGFYLRDGMGRLRREFFLFWERVIASRVHAALSQNRADIETAREAGLYAGKEIRFLGNGIDVARFSPSPTLREGRAAVRRSLGIPPGCRVVGIVARLVREKGILDLFDAVTILSKDFPDVRLLVVGPEEAKDDAVSPREAAERWVADRVVFTGMRLDLPELYSAMDVFALPSYREGFPRTVMEASSMGLPVVATDIRGCREAVADGRTGILVPAGDAKRLAEGIGRILGDAALARAMGEAGRRKALNEFDERSVFRTVLETYRSLGISAA; this is encoded by the coding sequence GTGGCTTGGCGCCGCGTGACCGGGACCGGGCCGGGGACGGCCGCGCCGAAGATCTGTCATGTCGCAACGGTCGACCTGTCCGCAAGGTTCCTCCTGTTGAACCAGATGTGTTACCTGCGGGGGAAGGGGATGCGGGTCCACGTCGCGTGCTCCGACGGGAAGTGGCTCCCGGAAGTGGAGGCCGCGGGGATCGTCGTCCACCGCGTGGAAATGAAGCGCGCCGTCGCGCCCTTCTCCGACCTTTCGTCGCTGCTTTCCCTCTACCGTCTCTTCCGCCGGGAGCGGTTCGACCTAGTGCATCTCCACACGCCGAAGGCTTCGCTCCTCGGGGCGCTCGCCGCCCGGATGGCGGGCGTCTCCCGGCTCGTGTACACGATCCACGGCTTCTACCTCCGCGACGGGATGGGACGGCTCCGCCGGGAGTTCTTCCTCTTCTGGGAGCGGGTCATCGCTTCCCGCGTCCACGCGGCGCTGTCGCAGAACCGGGCGGACATCGAGACCGCGCGGGAGGCGGGGCTCTATGCGGGGAAGGAGATCCGGTTCCTGGGTAACGGGATCGACGTTGCCCGCTTCTCCCCCTCGCCTACTCTGCGGGAGGGGAGGGCCGCGGTCCGGAGGTCGCTCGGGATTCCGCCCGGATGCCGGGTCGTCGGGATCGTCGCCCGGCTGGTCCGCGAGAAGGGGATCCTCGACCTTTTCGACGCCGTGACGATCCTGTCGAAGGATTTCCCGGATGTCCGCCTCCTGGTGGTGGGCCCCGAGGAGGCCAAGGACGATGCGGTTTCCCCGCGGGAAGCGGCGGAGCGCTGGGTGGCGGACCGCGTCGTCTTCACCGGGATGCGGCTGGACCTGCCGGAGCTCTATTCCGCCATGGACGTGTTCGCGCTCCCGTCCTACCGGGAGGGATTTCCGAGGACCGTGATGGAGGCGTCCTCCATGGGGTTGCCGGTGGTCGCGACCGACATCCGCGGATGCCGGGAGGCGGTGGCGGACGGCAGGACCGGGATCCTGGTGCCGGCCGGCGACGCGAAGCGGCTCGCCGAGGGGATCGGCCGGATCCTCGGGGACGCCGCGCTGGCGCGGGCGATGGGCGAAGCGGGCCGGAGGAAGGCGTTGAACGAATTCGACGAGCGGTCGGTCTTCCGGACGGTCCTGGAAACCTACCGGTCTCTCGGCATCTCCGCGGCATGA
- the asnB gene encoding asparagine synthase (glutamine-hydrolyzing) produces MCGFAGFFRDGFRNGDEMAAAVSRMAQAIAHRGPDDSGVWVDAEAGIALGHRRLSILDLSCQGHQPMLSGSGRYVVAYNGEIYNHRALRRELESEGAAPPWRGRSDTEAMLAAFEHWGVAGALERFNGMFAFALWDRRERTLHLARDRMGEKPLYYGRAGDTLLFGSELKALRAHPAWRGEIDRGALALYMRHNVVPAPYSIYREIRKLLPAHLLSIPLPDSGRDLPPSREYWSARKVMEAGAGQPFAGPPEEAVEALDALLRDAVALRMEADVPLGAFLSGGCDSSTVAALMQAQSARPVKTFTIGFRESEYDEAKQAGAVAQELGTEHTEHCVTPDEAMAVIPELPALYDEPFADSSQIPTFLVSRTARRRVTVALSGDGGDELFGGYNRHSWVRDIWRHAGWLPKPAKAAIARGLTALSPGGWDKVFSAMDPLLPGRLRVRLPGDKVHKFAGTVTSSSPEEIYRRLVSHWEPESVVLDSREPPTVLTDRSKWPDVGDITRRMMFLDLATYLPDDILAKVDRASMGVSLEARVPLLDHRVVEFAWRLPLEMRIRDGEGKWILRRLLRRYLPARLVEAPKMGFGIPIDAWLRGPLKEWVEELLDEGRLKREGFFRPEPVRSMWREHLSGRRNWSYHLWDVLMFQAWLGAA; encoded by the coding sequence GTGTGCGGATTTGCTGGATTCTTCCGGGACGGGTTCCGGAACGGCGACGAAATGGCGGCCGCCGTTTCCCGGATGGCGCAGGCGATCGCCCACCGTGGTCCCGACGACTCGGGGGTCTGGGTGGACGCGGAAGCGGGCATCGCGTTGGGCCACCGGCGCCTATCGATCCTTGACCTGTCGTGCCAGGGGCATCAGCCGATGCTTTCCGGCAGCGGGCGCTATGTGGTTGCCTACAACGGAGAGATCTACAACCATCGCGCGCTGCGGAGGGAGCTGGAAAGCGAAGGGGCGGCGCCGCCCTGGCGCGGCCGTTCCGATACCGAGGCGATGCTGGCGGCGTTCGAGCATTGGGGAGTGGCGGGCGCGCTCGAGCGGTTCAACGGCATGTTCGCCTTCGCTCTCTGGGACCGGCGGGAGCGCACGCTGCACCTGGCGCGCGACCGCATGGGGGAGAAACCGCTTTACTACGGCCGGGCGGGGGACACGCTCCTTTTCGGCTCCGAGCTGAAGGCGCTGCGGGCCCATCCCGCCTGGCGGGGCGAAATCGACCGCGGCGCGCTGGCGCTGTACATGCGCCACAATGTCGTACCGGCGCCCTATTCGATCTATCGGGAGATCCGCAAGCTGCTGCCCGCGCATCTGCTGAGCATCCCGCTTCCGGATAGCGGGCGGGACCTCCCGCCGTCCCGCGAGTACTGGTCGGCAAGGAAAGTCATGGAGGCGGGGGCCGGGCAGCCTTTCGCCGGACCTCCCGAAGAGGCCGTCGAGGCGCTCGACGCCCTGCTGCGCGATGCCGTCGCGCTCCGCATGGAAGCGGACGTGCCGCTGGGCGCCTTCCTTTCCGGCGGGTGCGATTCGAGCACCGTCGCGGCGTTGATGCAGGCGCAGAGCGCGCGGCCTGTGAAGACGTTCACCATCGGCTTCCGGGAGTCGGAATACGACGAGGCGAAGCAGGCCGGGGCGGTGGCACAGGAGCTGGGAACGGAGCATACGGAACATTGCGTGACGCCGGACGAGGCCATGGCGGTCATTCCCGAACTGCCGGCGCTTTACGACGAGCCGTTCGCGGATTCCTCCCAGATCCCCACCTTCCTCGTGTCCCGGACCGCGCGCCGCCGCGTGACGGTCGCGCTTTCCGGGGATGGAGGGGACGAACTGTTCGGGGGGTATAATCGCCACTCCTGGGTCCGGGATATCTGGCGGCACGCCGGGTGGCTGCCGAAGCCGGCGAAGGCGGCGATCGCGAGGGGGCTGACCGCCCTTTCCCCGGGCGGGTGGGACAAGGTGTTCTCGGCGATGGATCCCCTGCTGCCGGGCAGGCTGCGCGTCCGCCTGCCGGGAGACAAGGTGCACAAGTTCGCGGGGACGGTGACCTCGTCGTCGCCCGAGGAAATCTACCGCAGGCTGGTTTCGCACTGGGAGCCGGAGTCGGTGGTCCTGGATTCCCGGGAGCCGCCGACCGTGCTGACCGACCGCTCGAAGTGGCCGGACGTCGGCGACATCACCCGGCGCATGATGTTCCTCGACCTTGCGACCTACCTGCCCGACGACATTCTGGCGAAGGTCGACCGCGCCAGCATGGGAGTGAGCCTGGAGGCGCGCGTCCCCCTGCTGGACCACAGGGTGGTGGAGTTCGCGTGGCGCCTCCCGCTCGAAATGAGGATCCGCGACGGGGAGGGGAAGTGGATCCTGCGCCGGCTCCTCCGCCGGTACCTGCCGGCGCGCCTGGTCGAGGCGCCGAAGATGGGATTCGGAATTCCGATCGATGCGTGGCTTCGGGGGCCGCTGAAGGAATGGGTGGAAGAGCTGCTGGACGAGGGCCGGTTGAAAAGGGAAGGGTTCTTCCGTCCGGAACCGGTCCGGTCGATGTGGAGGGAACACCTGTCCGGCCGCAGGAACTGGTCCTATCACCTCTGGGACGTGCTGATGTTCCAGGCGTGGCTTGGCGCCGCGTGA
- a CDS encoding glycosyltransferase family 4 protein gives MTERWRILLLSRYGPLGASSRLRFYQYLPFLEEAGAEVTVAPFFEDGYLDRLYASGERRFRDVTCAYLRRIRALLGAGRCSVAWVEKELFPFLPGGFERLPARAGAPLVVDYDDAVFHTYDLHASPWVRRLLGRKLDPLLARARIVVAGSAYLESYARSRGARDVRRIPTVVDIRRYDAVEAPASGEFRIGWIGSASTTKFLYMVRDALKALSAERPIRLVTIGASPLPGFDVPLEQHPWSECDEARLLGSVHVGIMPLPDEPWERGKCGYKLVQYMACGKPVVAAPVGANRDIVTAAVGYLADGREEWVRALRALAEDDGLRRACGAAARERVEREYSLQAAAPRVVDLLREAAGLSGRTAG, from the coding sequence ATGACTGAGCGCTGGCGGATCCTCCTGTTGAGCAGGTACGGTCCGCTGGGCGCGAGCAGCCGCCTGAGGTTCTACCAGTACCTGCCGTTCCTGGAAGAGGCGGGGGCCGAGGTGACGGTCGCCCCCTTCTTCGAGGACGGCTATCTCGATCGCCTCTATGCGTCGGGGGAGCGGCGATTCCGGGACGTGACCTGCGCCTATCTGCGGAGGATCCGCGCCCTGCTCGGCGCGGGGCGCTGCTCGGTGGCATGGGTCGAAAAGGAGCTGTTCCCGTTTCTCCCCGGCGGGTTCGAACGCCTTCCGGCGCGCGCCGGCGCTCCCCTGGTCGTGGATTACGACGATGCGGTCTTCCACACTTACGACCTGCACGCTTCCCCCTGGGTGCGGCGGCTTCTCGGGCGGAAGCTCGATCCGCTGCTCGCGCGCGCGCGGATCGTCGTCGCCGGCAGCGCCTACCTGGAAAGCTACGCGCGCTCCCGGGGCGCGAGGGACGTCCGGCGCATTCCCACGGTCGTGGATATACGCCGCTACGACGCCGTCGAGGCGCCGGCATCGGGAGAGTTCCGCATCGGGTGGATCGGAAGCGCATCCACCACGAAATTCCTCTACATGGTGCGCGATGCGCTGAAAGCGTTGAGCGCCGAGCGGCCGATACGGCTGGTCACCATCGGCGCCTCCCCGCTTCCGGGATTCGACGTGCCGCTGGAGCAGCACCCCTGGTCCGAATGCGACGAGGCGCGGCTGCTCGGCTCCGTCCACGTGGGGATCATGCCGCTCCCGGACGAGCCGTGGGAGCGGGGGAAGTGCGGCTACAAGCTGGTTCAGTACATGGCGTGCGGCAAGCCGGTGGTGGCCGCCCCGGTGGGCGCGAACCGGGACATCGTGACGGCCGCGGTCGGATATCTTGCGGACGGGCGGGAGGAATGGGTCCGGGCCCTGCGCGCTTTGGCGGAGGACGACGGCCTGCGGCGCGCCTGCGGCGCGGCGGCCCGGGAACGGGTCGAGCGCGAGTATTCCCTGCAGGCGGCCGCCCCGCGTGTCGTGGATCTTCTCCGGGAAGCAGCCGGCCTCTCCGGGCGGACGGCGGGGTGA
- a CDS encoding glycosyltransferase family 2 protein, which produces MSVDVVVVNWNSGRQLRACIESVLEFGDGLVGRIVVVDNGSTDDSLELGPAGGGVTVVRAGGNLGFAKACNAGAAGAAGDYLLFLNPDVRVLRGALAAVCRFMEGAGAAAVGICGVKLVGEDGKVQRGCARFPGWLHMLSIASGANALLPSLFPGHLMADFDHERSRAVDHVIGAFYFVRRGLFEELGGFDERFFVYLEDLDFSLRARKSGRAAYYLAEAEAFHKGGGTSEQVKAHRLFYSLRSRLLYAFKHFGRGQAWCVSAVTLLLEPFPRLLRAAARRSGAEALDTLRGYAMLWGDLPGLVRRALHD; this is translated from the coding sequence ATGTCCGTTGACGTCGTCGTGGTGAACTGGAACTCGGGGCGGCAGCTCCGGGCCTGCATAGAATCCGTGCTCGAATTCGGGGACGGCCTGGTGGGAAGGATCGTAGTGGTCGACAACGGCTCGACGGACGATTCCCTCGAGCTGGGACCCGCGGGCGGCGGCGTCACGGTCGTCCGGGCGGGCGGGAACCTAGGGTTCGCAAAGGCGTGCAACGCCGGGGCCGCCGGGGCCGCGGGCGACTACCTGCTCTTTCTCAACCCCGATGTGCGGGTCCTGCGCGGCGCCCTCGCCGCCGTGTGCCGTTTCATGGAGGGGGCGGGCGCGGCGGCGGTGGGCATCTGCGGAGTGAAGCTCGTCGGGGAGGACGGAAAGGTCCAGCGCGGCTGCGCGCGGTTTCCGGGGTGGCTCCACATGCTCTCGATCGCCTCGGGGGCGAACGCGCTCCTCCCTTCCCTGTTTCCGGGCCACCTCATGGCCGATTTCGACCATGAACGGAGCAGGGCGGTGGATCACGTGATCGGCGCGTTCTACTTCGTGCGCCGCGGGTTGTTCGAGGAGCTGGGGGGATTCGACGAGCGGTTCTTCGTCTACCTGGAGGATCTCGATTTTTCGCTGAGGGCGAGGAAATCGGGGCGAGCGGCTTACTATCTCGCGGAAGCGGAGGCTTTCCACAAGGGGGGCGGCACGTCGGAGCAGGTCAAGGCGCACCGCCTGTTCTATTCCCTTCGCAGCCGGCTGCTTTACGCCTTCAAGCACTTCGGGCGGGGGCAGGCCTGGTGCGTTTCCGCGGTCACGCTGCTGCTGGAGCCGTTTCCCCGCCTGCTGCGGGCCGCCGCCCGCCGCTCCGGGGCGGAGGCGCTGGATACGCTGCGCGGTTACGCGATGTTGTGGGGCGACCTCCCCGGCCTCGTCAGGCGCGCGTTGCATGACTGA
- a CDS encoding glycosyltransferase family 2 protein, whose protein sequence is MWREGVETIPPKLSICIATYNRGRFIGETLDSILSQPLEDVEIVVVDGASPDETPAAVAPYLQAHPGIRYYREAENSGVDRDYDKAVGYARGEYCWLMTDDDLMAPGAVSRVLEAIGGSPELVVVNAQVRNHDFSKVLQERMLDFRADRDYGPEDGERFFSEAAGYLSFIGGVVIRRELWLRRDRAPYFGSLFIHIGVIFQHPPLRRIRAIAEPLIVIRYGNAMWTSRSFEIWMFKWPELIWSFGDFSDRAKGRVYPREPWKEVRKLVFFRATGGYTPAEYRRLLRGGLDGASRLLPWAIGRVPAPVMNFISALYCIARGRKARTGMYDLSRCGNATWASRIGARILGVG, encoded by the coding sequence ATATGGCGGGAGGGGGTTGAGACGATTCCACCGAAACTTTCCATCTGCATAGCCACCTACAACCGGGGAAGGTTCATCGGGGAGACGCTGGACTCGATCCTGAGCCAGCCGCTGGAGGATGTCGAGATCGTCGTTGTGGACGGCGCATCGCCGGACGAAACGCCCGCGGCGGTCGCGCCGTACCTGCAGGCCCATCCCGGGATCCGGTATTACCGCGAAGCGGAAAATTCGGGGGTCGACCGCGACTACGACAAGGCGGTGGGCTACGCGAGGGGAGAGTACTGCTGGCTCATGACGGACGACGACCTGATGGCGCCGGGAGCCGTCTCCCGGGTCCTCGAGGCGATCGGCGGGTCGCCGGAGCTCGTCGTCGTGAACGCGCAGGTCAGGAACCACGATTTCTCGAAGGTGCTGCAGGAACGGATGCTCGACTTCCGCGCCGACCGGGATTACGGACCGGAGGACGGGGAGCGGTTCTTTTCGGAGGCGGCCGGCTACCTGTCATTCATCGGCGGCGTCGTCATCCGGAGGGAGCTGTGGCTGCGGCGGGACCGCGCGCCCTATTTCGGTTCCCTGTTCATCCATATCGGGGTGATCTTCCAGCATCCTCCCCTTCGACGGATCCGGGCGATCGCGGAGCCGCTCATCGTCATCCGGTACGGAAACGCCATGTGGACATCGCGCTCCTTCGAGATATGGATGTTCAAATGGCCGGAGCTGATCTGGTCGTTCGGCGATTTTTCGGACAGGGCCAAGGGCCGGGTCTACCCGCGCGAACCGTGGAAGGAGGTCCGGAAGCTGGTCTTTTTCCGGGCGACGGGTGGATACACGCCGGCGGAGTACCGCCGGCTGCTGCGCGGCGGGCTCGACGGCGCGTCGCGGCTGCTGCCGTGGGCGATCGGCAGGGTTCCGGCGCCGGTCATGAATTTCATCTCCGCCCTCTACTGCATCGCGCGGGGCCGGAAGGCGCGGACCGGCATGTACGACCTTTCCCGCTGCGGGAATGCCACGTGGGCCAGCCGGATCGGGGCCCGCATCCTGGGCGTCGGATGA
- a CDS encoding CDP-glycerol glycerophosphotransferase family protein produces MNGITANFHRSADLVKAWGEAVLPGGGTVAEALTVEGIPFWDVVSPSFAIAHVSRALSRPPREPAGKAFLRRIVRCAYRSGVDARIRAFAGDVGGGRWPDRPPFVFLGFSNYMYRETLQPVAARLSRRSDTPVVVLDDRFPSRRERIARARTALSLWEYRDGEAARVAREMRGRLESAAARIVSPAALPGIVRAGGMSWPDFRDSFHWLFRFCLPLLADQAAVALRVMRRHRPALLLSTDVNDPRNRVFCHAGKAAGVKTLEIQFALYDEQSIEWRFFVSDHLAATGESNLRVATDHGVPADRATVTGSPRYDDAAETREDFVREIRRSLGVPDGRKMVLFASHPYVYGFFGCPEIRRDMIRALLDAVRTREELCLIVKPHPTENPAELSKLSRGMRNVRLAEKTLDIRDLIRAADAFVSFASTSTFHALVMRKPAISLEFPGGNTCPLFERSGATLVAGSAEQVESLMESVRNGDIGERTASLEAARQELLGRWFHRLDGRAAERIERIVLDMAGGG; encoded by the coding sequence TTGAACGGCATCACCGCGAACTTCCATCGATCCGCCGACCTCGTCAAGGCCTGGGGGGAGGCGGTCCTTCCCGGCGGCGGGACCGTCGCGGAGGCGTTGACCGTCGAGGGGATCCCTTTCTGGGACGTCGTGTCGCCGTCGTTCGCAATCGCCCATGTTTCCCGGGCACTGTCCCGCCCGCCGCGGGAACCGGCGGGCAAGGCGTTCCTCCGCAGGATCGTCCGTTGCGCCTATCGGTCGGGCGTGGATGCCCGGATCCGCGCATTCGCCGGCGACGTGGGCGGCGGCCGCTGGCCGGACCGGCCTCCTTTCGTATTCCTCGGGTTCTCGAACTACATGTATCGCGAAACGCTGCAGCCGGTGGCGGCCAGGCTTTCCCGGCGCTCCGACACGCCGGTGGTCGTCCTCGACGACCGGTTCCCTTCCCGCCGGGAGCGGATCGCCCGGGCGAGAACGGCCCTTTCCTTGTGGGAATACCGGGACGGCGAAGCCGCGCGGGTCGCGAGGGAGATGCGCGGCCGGCTCGAGAGCGCGGCGGCCAGGATCGTATCGCCGGCCGCCTTGCCCGGGATCGTCCGGGCGGGAGGGATGTCCTGGCCGGATTTCCGGGATTCCTTCCACTGGCTTTTCCGTTTCTGCCTGCCGCTGCTCGCGGACCAGGCCGCCGTGGCGCTGCGCGTCATGCGGCGCCATCGTCCGGCGTTGCTCCTGTCCACGGACGTGAACGATCCGAGGAACCGCGTGTTCTGCCACGCGGGGAAGGCGGCGGGCGTGAAGACGCTCGAGATCCAGTTCGCGCTCTACGACGAGCAGAGCATCGAGTGGAGGTTCTTCGTGTCCGACCATCTCGCCGCCACCGGGGAAAGCAACCTGCGGGTGGCGACGGATCACGGCGTTCCCGCGGACCGGGCGACCGTCACCGGGTCGCCCCGTTACGACGATGCGGCGGAAACGCGGGAGGACTTCGTGCGGGAAATCCGAAGGAGCCTCGGCGTTCCCGATGGAAGGAAGATGGTCCTGTTCGCGTCGCATCCGTACGTCTACGGCTTCTTCGGCTGCCCGGAGATCCGGCGCGACATGATCCGGGCCCTTCTCGATGCGGTGAGGACAAGGGAGGAGCTGTGCCTGATCGTCAAGCCGCACCCGACCGAGAACCCGGCGGAGCTGTCGAAGCTCTCGCGGGGGATGCGCAATGTCCGGCTGGCGGAAAAGACGCTGGATATCCGCGACCTGATCCGGGCCGCCGACGCGTTCGTGTCGTTCGCCTCCACGTCGACGTTCCACGCGCTCGTGATGAGGAAGCCGGCGATATCGCTCGAATTCCCGGGAGGAAACACCTGCCCCCTGTTCGAACGCTCCGGGGCGACGCTGGTGGCGGGATCCGCGGAGCAGGTCGAGAGTCTCATGGAAAGCGTCCGGAACGGAGACATCGGGGAGAGAACCGCAAGCCTGGAAGCCGCAAGGCAGGAACTGTTGGGCCGATGGTTCCATCGGCTCGACGGGCGCGCCGCAGAGAGGATCGAGCGGATCGTGCTGGATATGGCGGGAGGGGGTTGA
- a CDS encoding radical SAM protein, translated as MKALLVQLPHTNRAPSVVPIGIGCVSAALRRAGCETELLDVFARSFSREETGAYLSKSKWDFIGINAFSTQYEWARWFAAEARKRQPHAAIVMGGPLATFSSDIVLRSTAADICVIGEGEETVRELAGSMGDLRSVAGIAYRDGSGRIVTTAERPHIADLDSIPFTPYEFFDMEIYLGNSGMFGVPAVRTIGMLTSRGCPWRCRYCSRTHRGARLRSIDRIVEEIVLLREKYGIRGVSFADELVLVSKKRGYELCEKLKPLKIYWDCQGRANVVDLDLLKAMKDSGCTSVGYGVESGSQRMLDAMEKGVTVRQNELAVANTIKAGMVPVVQMIYGYPGEDTDSIEETARFFERVKFYPATGRGICHLSLLTPLPGSPLYADLVAEGRIRDEEEFLLRLDQGYYIGAPLLLNLTRFADGELLENKRLLEERIKSGYLSYKRFHPSEWFRPHRNAVSSILAVEGFSGLAREVFRYGRRAAGRVASRRNR; from the coding sequence TTGAAGGCGCTGCTCGTACAGCTTCCGCACACGAACCGGGCGCCGTCGGTCGTGCCGATCGGCATCGGGTGCGTTTCGGCGGCCCTGCGCCGGGCGGGGTGCGAAACGGAGCTCCTGGACGTTTTTGCCCGGTCCTTCTCCCGCGAGGAGACGGGCGCATACCTTTCGAAGTCGAAATGGGACTTCATCGGGATCAACGCGTTTTCCACACAGTACGAGTGGGCGAGATGGTTCGCGGCCGAGGCGAGGAAACGGCAGCCGCACGCGGCGATCGTGATGGGCGGGCCGCTGGCCACGTTCAGCTCCGACATCGTGCTGCGGTCCACGGCGGCCGACATCTGCGTCATCGGCGAAGGGGAGGAAACGGTCAGGGAGCTCGCGGGGAGCATGGGCGACCTGCGGTCGGTGGCCGGGATCGCGTACCGCGACGGAAGCGGCCGGATCGTGACGACGGCGGAGCGGCCGCACATCGCCGACCTGGATTCCATCCCCTTCACCCCGTACGAATTCTTCGACATGGAGATCTACCTGGGGAACAGCGGCATGTTCGGCGTGCCGGCCGTCCGGACGATCGGGATGCTGACCTCGAGGGGTTGCCCGTGGCGGTGCAGGTATTGCTCCCGGACCCATCGCGGGGCGCGCCTCAGGAGCATCGACAGGATCGTCGAAGAGATCGTCCTGCTCCGGGAAAAATACGGCATCCGGGGCGTCAGCTTCGCCGACGAGCTGGTGCTGGTCAGCAAAAAGAGGGGCTACGAGCTGTGCGAGAAGCTCAAGCCGCTGAAGATCTATTGGGACTGCCAGGGACGCGCGAATGTCGTGGACCTGGACCTGCTGAAGGCGATGAAGGATTCCGGCTGCACCAGCGTGGGATACGGCGTCGAGTCCGGATCCCAGAGGATGCTGGACGCCATGGAGAAGGGCGTCACCGTCCGGCAGAACGAGCTGGCGGTCGCCAACACCATCAAGGCCGGGATGGTGCCGGTCGTGCAGATGATCTACGGCTATCCCGGCGAGGACACGGACAGCATCGAGGAGACGGCCCGGTTTTTCGAGCGCGTGAAATTCTACCCGGCGACCGGCCGTGGGATATGCCACCTCAGCCTGTTGACGCCGCTGCCCGGTTCGCCCCTGTACGCGGACCTGGTCGCGGAGGGGAGGATCCGGGACGAGGAAGAGTTCCTTCTTCGCCTCGACCAGGGCTACTACATCGGGGCTCCGTTGCTGTTGAACCTGACGCGGTTCGCCGACGGGGAGCTGCTAGAGAACAAGCGCCTGCTCGAGGAGAGGATCAAGAGCGGATACCTGTCCTACAAGCGGTTCCATCCGTCGGAGTGGTTCCGTCCGCACCGGAATGCGGTCTCGTCGATCCTTGCGGTCGAGGGCTTTTCCGGGCTGGCGAGGGAGGTTTTCCGCTACGGGCGCAGGGCGGCGGGGCGGGTCGCGTCCCGGCGAAACCGTTGA